A single window of Martelella sp. NC20 DNA harbors:
- the infB gene encoding translation initiation factor IF-2, which produces MTDSKDDKTLDNEGKKTLKLKPSGVSQGTVRQDMGRGRSKAVVVETRKRRIHKPGEDTPTAAPASRAPAPQGGQPRAGETRRNDDRPTHQPKGQPSRPGAQNRQRGGQPDRGGSDRGGQNRPRGNVLHDLSQGEMDARRRALVMAQQREVEDAERRKREAEEARIAEEAARREAEEKAKREAEEAKARPPAPEPVVEQPPAAAEVPVVPNLPPDEDAKPSRTAQRPRPKGATAEDDDSLARGRKPRREGEDDGAPARGKTLRPDAAAKPASRPKSTGERRRGKLTVTAVTGDEEGGAQRGRSLSAMRRRQEKMRRAQAQEPREKVLREVVLPETITIQELSQRMSERSVDVIKYLMKEGQMMKPGDVIDADLAELIATEFGHTVKRVAESDVEEGIFDVKDDEGDLQPRAPVVTIMGHVDHGKTSLLDAIRHANVVSGEAGGITQHIGAYQVEQDGHKITFIDTPGHAAFTAMRARGAEATDIAILVVAADDSVMPQTIESINHAKAAGVPIIVAINKIDKPEADAQKVRTQLLQHEVFVESMGGETLDVEVSAKTGMNLDKLLETILLQAEVLDLKANADRTAEGVVIEAQLDRGRGSVATVLVQKGTLKPGQIVVAGDQWGRVRALVNDRGDHVKEAGPSMPVEVLGLSGTPAAGDRFAVVENEGKAREVSEYRQRLARDKAAARQSGSRGSLEQMMSQLQDTGLKEFPLLIKGDVQGSVEAIAAALEKLGTDEVRARIVHAGAGGITESDISLAEASNAAIIGFNVRANAQARRLSEQEGIEIRYYNIIYDLVDDVKAAMSGLLSPERRETFLGNAEILEVFNISKIGKVAGCRVTEGRMERGAGVRLVRDNVVIHEGKLKTLKRFKDEVSEVPVGQECGMAFENYEDIRAGDIIEAFRVEHITRTL; this is translated from the coding sequence ATGACGGACAGTAAAGACGACAAGACACTCGACAACGAAGGCAAGAAGACACTGAAGCTTAAGCCATCGGGTGTGAGCCAGGGCACCGTGCGCCAGGATATGGGCCGCGGTCGCAGCAAGGCGGTCGTGGTCGAAACACGCAAACGCCGGATCCACAAACCCGGTGAAGATACCCCAACTGCGGCTCCCGCATCGCGCGCGCCCGCGCCTCAGGGCGGCCAGCCGCGCGCGGGCGAGACCCGCCGCAATGATGACCGCCCGACGCACCAGCCCAAGGGCCAGCCCTCGCGCCCGGGCGCGCAGAACCGCCAGCGCGGCGGACAGCCGGATCGCGGCGGTTCCGACAGGGGCGGCCAGAACCGCCCCCGCGGCAATGTGCTTCATGATCTCTCCCAGGGTGAAATGGACGCCCGTCGCCGTGCGCTGGTAATGGCCCAGCAGCGCGAGGTCGAGGATGCCGAGCGCCGCAAGCGTGAAGCCGAAGAGGCCCGCATAGCCGAAGAAGCCGCCAGGCGCGAGGCCGAGGAAAAGGCAAAGCGCGAGGCCGAGGAAGCCAAAGCCCGTCCTCCGGCCCCGGAACCGGTGGTCGAGCAGCCGCCTGCGGCGGCTGAAGTGCCGGTCGTGCCCAATTTGCCGCCGGACGAAGACGCCAAGCCGAGCCGAACCGCACAGCGTCCGCGTCCCAAGGGCGCGACAGCCGAAGATGATGATAGCCTGGCACGTGGTCGCAAGCCGCGCCGCGAAGGTGAGGACGATGGCGCACCGGCCCGCGGCAAGACGCTGAGGCCCGATGCTGCTGCGAAGCCCGCCTCCCGCCCGAAGAGCACCGGAGAGCGCCGCCGCGGCAAATTGACCGTGACCGCGGTAACCGGCGATGAGGAAGGCGGCGCCCAGCGCGGCCGCTCGCTTTCGGCCATGCGCCGGCGGCAGGAAAAGATGCGCCGCGCCCAGGCGCAGGAGCCGCGCGAAAAGGTTCTGCGCGAAGTCGTGCTGCCGGAAACCATCACCATTCAGGAACTGTCGCAGCGCATGTCCGAACGTTCGGTCGATGTGATCAAGTATCTGATGAAGGAAGGGCAGATGATGAAGCCCGGCGACGTGATCGATGCCGATCTCGCCGAGCTGATCGCCACCGAATTCGGCCACACCGTCAAGCGCGTTGCCGAATCGGACGTGGAAGAGGGCATTTTCGACGTCAAGGACGACGAGGGCGATCTGCAGCCGCGCGCTCCGGTCGTCACCATCATGGGCCATGTCGACCACGGCAAGACCTCGCTGCTCGACGCGATCCGCCATGCCAACGTGGTCTCCGGCGAGGCCGGCGGCATCACCCAGCATATCGGCGCCTATCAGGTCGAGCAGGACGGTCACAAGATCACCTTCATCGACACCCCCGGTCACGCCGCCTTTACCGCGATGCGCGCCCGCGGCGCCGAGGCGACCGATATCGCCATTCTGGTGGTTGCGGCCGATGACAGCGTCATGCCGCAGACGATCGAGTCCATCAATCACGCCAAGGCCGCCGGCGTGCCGATCATTGTTGCGATCAACAAGATCGACAAGCCGGAAGCCGACGCTCAGAAGGTCCGGACCCAACTGCTTCAGCATGAGGTGTTCGTCGAATCCATGGGCGGCGAGACGCTGGACGTCGAGGTTTCCGCCAAGACCGGCATGAACCTCGACAAACTGCTCGAAACGATCCTGCTGCAGGCCGAAGTTCTCGACCTCAAGGCCAATGCCGACCGCACCGCCGAAGGCGTCGTCATCGAGGCCCAGCTCGACCGTGGCCGCGGTTCCGTCGCAACCGTGCTGGTTCAGAAGGGTACGCTCAAACCGGGCCAGATCGTCGTCGCCGGCGATCAGTGGGGCCGCGTTCGCGCGCTGGTCAACGATCGCGGCGACCACGTCAAGGAAGCCGGTCCGTCGATGCCGGTCGAGGTGCTCGGCCTCAGCGGCACGCCCGCTGCCGGTGACCGCTTCGCCGTCGTTGAAAACGAGGGCAAGGCCCGCGAAGTCTCCGAATACCGCCAGCGGCTCGCCCGCGACAAGGCGGCGGCCCGACAGTCTGGTTCGCGCGGTTCGCTCGAACAGATGATGAGCCAGTTGCAGGATACCGGGCTGAAGGAATTCCCGCTCCTGATCAAGGGCGACGTTCAGGGTTCGGTCGAGGCGATCGCCGCCGCGCTCGAAAAGCTCGGGACCGACGAAGTGCGCGCCCGGATCGTTCATGCGGGGGCCGGCGGCATCACCGAATCGGATATTTCGCTTGCCGAAGCGTCCAACGCGGCGATCATCGGCTTCAATGTCCGCGCCAATGCGCAGGCCCGCCGGCTGTCCGAACAGGAAGGCATCGAAATCCGCTATTACAACATCATCTACGATCTGGTGGATGACGTGAAGGCGGCGATGTCGGGCCTGCTGTCGCCGGAGCGTCGCGAGACCTTCCTCGGCAATGCCGAGATCCTCGAGGTGTTCAATATTTCCAAGATCGGCAAGGTCGCGGGTTGCCGCGTTACCGAAGGCCGTATGGAACGCGGCGCCGGCGTCCGCCTTGTCCGCGACAACGTGGTCATCCACGAGGGCAAGCTGAAGACGCTGAAGCGCTTCAAGGACGAAGTCTCCGAAGTGCCGGTCGGCCAGGAATGCGGCATGGCCTTCGAGAACTACGAGGACATCCGCGCCGGCGACATCATCGAAGCCTTCCGCGTCGAGCACATCACGCGTACGCTCTGA
- a CDS encoding HlyC/CorC family transporter, producing MTTGDISHIFSEYGLTMAIIVALIIVSAFFSGSETALTAVSRARMYTLEQQGDRRAGFVNTMIARRDRLIGALLIGNNLVNILASSLTTTLFLSIFGDSGVAYATLIMTTLLVIFAEVLPKSWAISATDRFALVVAVPVRAFVLVVGPLSSLVNMVVRLILGVFGVTLTKGGEMLTAHEELRGAVDLLHREGSVIKADRDRLGGVLDLGELEVSDVMIHRTAMRAVNADDAPEQAVKTVLESPYTRLPVWRGSIDNIIGVVHSKDLSRALAEPHAAPSTIDIVKVSQKPWFVPDSTNLKDQLNAFLRRKVHIAVVVDEYGEVQGIVTLEDILEEIVGDIADEHDLEISGVQQEADGSIVVDGTVPIRDLNRALDWNLPDEEATTIAGLVIHESQTIPEERQSFTFYGKRFIVMKREKNRITKLRIRPLGAAATVTPPAV from the coding sequence ATGACCACAGGCGATATTTCGCACATCTTCTCTGAATACGGTCTGACGATGGCGATCATTGTCGCCCTGATCATCGTATCGGCGTTCTTCTCGGGCTCGGAAACGGCGTTGACCGCCGTCTCGCGGGCGCGCATGTATACGCTAGAGCAGCAGGGCGACCGGCGGGCCGGTTTCGTCAACACCATGATCGCGCGGCGCGACCGGCTGATCGGCGCGCTTCTGATCGGCAACAACCTCGTCAACATTCTGGCCTCGTCGCTCACCACGACCCTGTTCCTGAGCATATTCGGGGATAGCGGCGTCGCCTACGCGACGCTGATCATGACGACGCTTCTGGTGATCTTCGCCGAAGTGCTGCCGAAGAGCTGGGCAATCTCGGCGACCGACCGGTTCGCGCTGGTGGTGGCAGTGCCTGTCAGGGCCTTCGTGCTGGTGGTCGGCCCGCTTTCAAGCCTCGTCAACATGGTGGTGCGCCTGATCCTGGGCGTTTTCGGCGTGACGCTCACCAAGGGCGGCGAAATGCTGACCGCGCATGAAGAATTGCGCGGCGCCGTCGATCTGCTTCATCGCGAGGGCTCGGTGATCAAGGCCGACCGCGACCGGCTCGGCGGCGTGCTCGATCTCGGCGAGCTCGAGGTTTCCGACGTGATGATCCACCGGACCGCGATGCGCGCCGTCAATGCCGACGACGCGCCCGAGCAGGCCGTCAAGACGGTGCTCGAAAGCCCTTATACAAGGCTTCCGGTCTGGCGCGGCTCGATCGACAACATCATCGGCGTCGTCCACTCGAAAGACCTTTCGCGCGCGCTCGCCGAACCCCATGCCGCGCCCTCCACCATCGACATCGTCAAGGTTTCGCAAAAGCCGTGGTTCGTGCCCGACAGCACCAATCTGAAGGACCAGCTCAACGCGTTTCTGCGCCGCAAGGTGCATATCGCGGTTGTGGTCGACGAATATGGCGAGGTGCAGGGCATCGTCACGCTGGAGGATATCCTGGAGGAAATCGTCGGCGATATCGCAGACGAGCACGATCTGGAAATCTCCGGCGTGCAGCAGGAGGCCGACGGCTCGATCGTGGTCGACGGCACGGTCCCGATCCGTGACCTCAATCGCGCGCTCGACTGGAACCTGCCCGACGAGGAGGCGACCACCATTGCCGGCCTCGTCATTCACGAGAGCCAGACGATCCCCGAGGAACGCCAGTCCTTCACCTTCTACGGCAAGCGCTTCATCGTCATGAAACGCGAGAAGAACCGCATCACCAAGCTCCGCATCCGCCCGCTCGGCGCCGCCGCAACGGTAACGCCGCCGGCGGTGTGA
- the aroB gene encoding 3-dehydroquinate synthase: MTESVSDKRIVRVDLADRSYDILIGRDLLTSAGGETLARLNCRKVAIVSDVNVAPLYLDTLTESLQTDGIETFAMTLAAGEKTKSFDNLTAVVDFILEARIERSDAVIALGGGVIGDLTGFAAAIARRGMHFIQVPTSLLAQVDSSVGGKTGINSRHGKNLVGAFHQPDLVLADTATLDTLSPREFAAGYAEVVKYGLIDQPDFFHWLEKHRQAVFAGGDARIEAIARSCEAKAAVVAADERENGRRALLNLGHTFGHALEQATGYDSARLVHGEGVAIGMVLAHEFSARMNLASPDDGECVAAHLKEAGLPTSLADIDGDLPPPDIMLDAIGQDKKVKGGKLTFILTRGIGEAFIADDVPASEVLAFLTEKHPQ; encoded by the coding sequence ATGACTGAAAGCGTATCCGACAAGCGGATCGTCCGCGTCGACCTCGCCGACCGCAGCTATGACATCCTGATCGGGCGCGATCTTCTGACCAGCGCCGGCGGCGAGACCCTTGCCCGGCTGAACTGCCGCAAGGTCGCGATCGTCTCCGACGTCAATGTCGCGCCGCTCTATCTCGACACGCTCACCGAGAGCCTGCAGACCGATGGCATCGAGACCTTCGCGATGACGCTTGCGGCGGGCGAAAAGACCAAGAGCTTCGACAACCTCACCGCCGTTGTCGATTTCATCCTCGAGGCCCGGATCGAACGCTCCGACGCGGTGATCGCGCTCGGCGGCGGCGTGATCGGCGACCTCACCGGCTTTGCCGCCGCGATTGCCCGGCGCGGCATGCATTTCATCCAGGTCCCGACCTCGCTGCTTGCTCAGGTCGACAGCTCCGTCGGCGGCAAGACCGGCATCAATTCGCGCCACGGCAAGAACCTCGTCGGCGCGTTCCACCAGCCCGATCTGGTGCTCGCCGACACAGCGACGCTGGATACGCTGAGCCCGCGCGAATTTGCCGCGGGCTATGCCGAAGTCGTCAAATACGGGCTGATCGACCAGCCCGATTTCTTCCACTGGCTCGAAAAGCACCGCCAGGCGGTGTTTGCGGGCGGCGATGCCCGGATCGAGGCGATCGCGAGGAGCTGCGAGGCGAAGGCCGCCGTGGTTGCCGCCGACGAGCGCGAGAACGGGCGCCGCGCCCTCCTCAACCTCGGCCACACGTTCGGCCATGCGCTGGAACAGGCAACCGGTTACGACAGCGCACGGCTGGTCCATGGCGAGGGGGTGGCGATCGGCATGGTGCTGGCGCATGAGTTTTCCGCGCGCATGAACCTTGCAAGCCCCGACGACGGCGAATGCGTGGCCGCCCATCTGAAGGAAGCGGGCCTGCCGACATCACTTGCGGATATTGACGGGGACCTCCCTCCGCCTGATATAATGCTGGATGCCATTGGCCAGGACAAAAAGGTAAAGGGTGGAAAACTGACCTTCATCCTCACGCGCGGCATCGGAGAGGCCTTCATCGCAGACGATGTACCCGCCTCCGAGGTTCTGGCATTTCTGACGGAAAAACATCCGCAATGA
- a CDS encoding shikimate kinase encodes MNVKQDTGQARLRQKAIAGLAGRNLILVGLMGAGKSAIGKLVAAQLALPYIDTDHEIESAAQMTIADIFAAYGEPEFRALETRVIERVLAEGPAIVSTGGGAFINPVNRELIARSGLSLWLNADLETLWDRVRRRHTRPLLKTENPKQTLKDLMDSRYPVYAEADITVHSRNVRKEAVMRDVLNALAAIDEGRYSHD; translated from the coding sequence ATGAACGTAAAACAAGATACCGGCCAGGCGAGACTGCGGCAAAAGGCGATTGCCGGACTTGCCGGGCGCAATCTGATCCTGGTCGGATTGATGGGCGCCGGCAAGAGCGCGATCGGCAAGCTCGTCGCCGCCCAGCTCGCCCTGCCCTATATCGACACCGACCACGAAATCGAATCCGCCGCGCAGATGACGATCGCCGATATCTTCGCAGCTTACGGCGAACCGGAATTCCGCGCGCTCGAGACCCGGGTGATCGAACGGGTCCTGGCGGAGGGGCCCGCGATCGTGTCCACCGGCGGCGGCGCTTTCATCAACCCGGTCAACCGGGAGCTTATCGCCCGCTCCGGCCTGTCGCTGTGGCTGAACGCCGATCTTGAAACATTGTGGGATCGCGTCAGGCGCCGTCACACCCGCCCGCTTTTGAAGACCGAGAACCCGAAGCAGACGCTCAAGGACCTGATGGACAGCCGCTATCCGGTATACGCGGAAGCCGACATCACCGTCCACTCCCGCAATGTCCGCAAGGAAGCCGTGATGCGCGATGTGCTGAATGCGCTCGCCGCCATCGATGAAGGAAGATATTCCCATGACTGA
- the xerD gene encoding site-specific tyrosine recombinase XerD → MDLSGAHIEAFIEMLSAERGAADNTLSAYQRDLDDYRDFMIDRGVSVDDAGSGDIAAYLSELSRRGFAASSQARRLSALKQFYQFLYAEGMRGDDPTGIIDAPKKSRPLPKILSVADVDRLLEQAAAEAREHGPQYFEKLRMSALMETLYASGMRVSELVTLPASVMKKKERFLTVRGKGNKERAVPLSRRALDALAAFDAERQKAAGDHENPYLFASRGAAGHLSRQVFARDLKGLAGRAGLRTTTISPHVLRHAFASHLLQNGADLRAVQEMLGHADISTTQIYTHVLEERLRELVEMHHPLAKEAKKRD, encoded by the coding sequence TTGGATCTTTCAGGCGCTCATATCGAGGCGTTCATCGAAATGCTGAGCGCGGAGCGGGGTGCGGCCGACAACACGCTTTCAGCCTATCAGCGCGATCTCGACGACTATCGCGACTTCATGATTGACCGCGGCGTTTCCGTCGACGACGCGGGTTCGGGCGATATCGCCGCCTATCTCTCCGAGCTTTCGCGGCGCGGGTTCGCGGCAAGCTCTCAGGCAAGGCGACTTTCGGCGCTGAAGCAGTTCTATCAGTTTCTCTATGCCGAGGGTATGCGCGGCGACGATCCGACCGGCATCATCGATGCACCGAAAAAGTCCCGGCCGCTGCCGAAAATCCTCTCTGTCGCCGATGTCGACCGGCTGCTGGAGCAGGCGGCGGCGGAGGCGCGTGAACACGGTCCACAGTATTTTGAGAAGCTGCGCATGAGCGCGCTCATGGAAACGCTTTATGCCAGCGGCATGCGGGTTTCCGAACTCGTCACGCTGCCGGCGTCGGTGATGAAGAAGAAGGAGCGGTTTCTCACGGTGCGGGGCAAGGGCAACAAGGAACGTGCCGTTCCGCTGTCGCGCCGCGCGCTGGATGCGCTTGCCGCCTTCGATGCCGAGCGGCAGAAAGCCGCGGGCGACCACGAAAACCCTTATCTGTTCGCCTCCCGCGGCGCTGCCGGGCATCTTTCGCGCCAGGTGTTCGCGCGCGACCTGAAAGGGCTTGCCGGCCGGGCGGGGCTCAGAACCACCACGATCTCGCCGCATGTGTTGCGCCATGCCTTCGCAAGCCACCTGCTGCAGAACGGCGCCGACCTGCGCGCGGTGCAGGAAATGCTCGGCCATGCCGACATCTCGACCACGCAAATCTACACCCATGTGCTGGAAGAGCGGCTCCGGGAACTGGTGGAAATGCATCACCCCCTTGCAAAAGAAGCCAAAAAACGGGATTAA
- a CDS encoding acetyl-CoA carboxylase carboxyltransferase subunit alpha — protein sequence MYSYLDFERPISDLEAKIIELKKLADDGESIDTSEEIARLETRVSEAMTDIYGKLSPWQKAQVARHPQRPHFLDYAKRLFTEFTTIAGDRNFGEDAAIQAGLARFRGRPVAVIGEEKGHDTKSRLKHNFGMPRPEGYRKAIRLMELADRFNLPVISIVDTQGAYPGVGAEERGQAEAIARSTQMCLRIGVPMITLVIGEGMSGGAIAIAAANRVYMLEHAIYSVISPEGAASILWRDSARAKEAATNMKITAQDLKGFGIVEEIIPEPVGGAHRNADIVIDASGDQIAEGLGEFDGKSPEEIRNLRRQKFLAIGRNL from the coding sequence ATGTACAGCTATCTCGATTTCGAAAGGCCGATCTCCGATCTGGAAGCCAAGATTATCGAGCTGAAGAAACTGGCCGATGATGGCGAGAGCATCGACACGTCGGAAGAGATCGCGCGCCTGGAAACCCGCGTCAGCGAGGCGATGACCGATATCTACGGCAAGCTTTCGCCATGGCAGAAGGCGCAGGTGGCCCGCCATCCCCAGCGCCCGCACTTCCTCGATTACGCCAAGCGGCTGTTCACCGAATTCACCACCATCGCCGGCGACCGCAATTTCGGCGAGGACGCGGCGATCCAGGCGGGGCTTGCCCGTTTCCGCGGACGCCCCGTCGCCGTGATCGGCGAGGAGAAGGGCCACGACACCAAAAGCCGGCTGAAGCATAATTTCGGCATGCCGCGGCCGGAAGGCTACCGCAAGGCGATCCGCCTGATGGAGCTTGCCGACCGTTTCAACCTGCCGGTGATCTCGATCGTCGATACCCAGGGCGCCTATCCCGGCGTCGGCGCGGAGGAGCGCGGACAGGCGGAAGCGATCGCGCGGTCGACCCAGATGTGCCTCCGGATCGGCGTGCCGATGATCACGCTGGTGATCGGCGAGGGCATGTCGGGCGGCGCGATCGCGATCGCGGCCGCCAACCGGGTCTATATGCTGGAACACGCGATCTATTCGGTGATTTCGCCGGAAGGGGCGGCCTCGATCCTGTGGCGCGATTCCGCCCGCGCCAAGGAAGCGGCAACCAACATGAAGATCACCGCCCAGGATCTGAAGGGATTCGGCATTGTCGAGGAGATCATCCCCGAGCCGGTCGGCGGCGCGCACCGCAATGCCGATATCGTGATCGACGCTTCGGGCGACCAGATTGCCGAGGGGCTCGGCGAGTTCGACGGCAAGTCGCCGGAGGAAATCCGCAATCTGCGCCGCCAGAAATTCCTCGCCATCGGCCGTAACCTCTGA
- a CDS encoding L,D-transpeptidase family protein yields the protein MRLTVLAPIMFAAVALTGCNSFFDSTDFSSVQEKMNYSLPSSMVAKMSSRDMAKNAPITIRIFKEEGVLEIWKQKRDGTYGELETYEICAWSGKLGPKKKEGDRQAPEGFYPLSKGLLNPYSQYFLAINTGYPNRYDRANQFTGSDLMIHGACSSRGCYSMTDEQILEIFSLSRDAFAGGQQAIMLQAYPFRMTAENMVRHRHNENYPFWQTLKEGYDYFDVTHKVPDVDVCGGDYVFNKDPVNGGDVASDRACPVMASNIPTQDMMPLATSRTEYQKQFAAALAKNEDKVWIDPSESERKAIVADLRKDPTDALYQPTGSALEAGRYVTVDEYRIAKYGPLETPAEAPVEIDTVTQTAAIPDVPDVPVSSSVPIPEPSPMAAYAEPEPAKKADKPFWKFW from the coding sequence ATGCGCTTGACTGTACTGGCCCCGATAATGTTCGCCGCTGTGGCGCTAACGGGCTGCAACAGCTTTTTTGACAGTACCGACTTCTCCTCCGTGCAGGAGAAGATGAACTATTCTTTGCCTTCTTCCATGGTGGCGAAGATGAGTTCGCGCGACATGGCCAAGAACGCGCCGATCACGATCCGGATCTTCAAGGAAGAGGGCGTTCTGGAAATCTGGAAGCAGAAACGCGACGGCACCTATGGCGAACTCGAGACCTATGAGATCTGCGCCTGGTCCGGTAAGCTCGGCCCCAAGAAGAAGGAGGGCGACCGGCAGGCGCCCGAAGGTTTCTATCCGCTCTCCAAGGGGCTTCTGAACCCCTATTCGCAGTATTTCCTGGCGATCAATACCGGCTATCCCAACCGCTATGACCGCGCCAACCAGTTCACCGGCTCCGATCTGATGATCCACGGCGCGTGCTCATCGCGCGGTTGCTATTCGATGACCGACGAGCAGATCCTCGAAATCTTCTCCCTTTCGCGCGACGCCTTTGCCGGCGGCCAGCAGGCGATCATGCTGCAGGCCTACCCGTTCCGCATGACCGCGGAAAACATGGTGCGCCACCGCCACAACGAGAACTACCCCTTCTGGCAGACGCTGAAGGAAGGCTACGACTATTTCGACGTGACCCACAAGGTGCCCGACGTCGATGTCTGCGGCGGCGACTATGTGTTCAACAAGGATCCGGTCAATGGCGGCGATGTCGCCTCCGATCGCGCCTGCCCGGTCATGGCCTCCAATATCCCGACCCAGGACATGATGCCGCTTGCGACGAGCCGCACCGAGTACCAGAAGCAATTTGCCGCAGCGCTTGCGAAGAACGAGGACAAGGTCTGGATCGATCCGAGCGAATCGGAACGCAAGGCGATCGTCGCCGATCTGCGCAAGGACCCGACAGACGCGCTTTACCAGCCGACCGGCTCCGCGCTGGAGGCCGGCCGTTACGTCACCGTCGACGAGTACCGCATCGCCAAATACGGTCCGCTGGAGACGCCCGCCGAAGCGCCGGTCGAGATCGACACCGTCACCCAGACGGCTGCAATCCCGGATGTGCCGGACGTGCCGGTTTCCTCTTCGGTTCCGATTCCCGAGCCGAGCCCGATGGCCGCTTACGCCGAGCCCGAGCCCGCGAAGAAGGCCGACAAGCCGTTCTGGAAATTCTGGTGA
- a CDS encoding sulfurtransferase TusA family protein, whose amino-acid sequence MSEGLAPQSFHYDLKGLKCPLPALKTGKRLQDLAPGSLLTVETTDPLAVIDIPHLCHENGHRLIATEKTESGHRFVIARA is encoded by the coding sequence GTGAGCGAAGGCTTAGCGCCGCAGTCCTTCCATTATGATCTGAAGGGGCTGAAATGCCCGCTGCCGGCGCTCAAGACCGGCAAGCGCCTGCAGGACCTTGCGCCCGGCAGTCTGCTGACCGTCGAGACCACCGATCCGCTCGCCGTGATCGACATTCCCCACCTCTGCCATGAGAACGGCCACCGGCTGATTGCCACCGAAAAGACCGAAAGCGGGCACCGTTTCGTGATTGCGCGGGCCTGA
- a CDS encoding CobW family GTP-binding protein yields MYQPSHPIPVSIVTGFLGAGKSTLLNRLLGDPALADAAVIINEFGEVGIDHLLVERSGDSIIELSNGCLCCTVRGELIDTLADLLDRMQTGRIRPVSRVIIETTGLADPVPVLMAIMAHPAIAASFRIDGVVTLVDAVTGIGALERHDEAARQVAVADRLVITKTDLVPAEATAGLAERLAAINPTAEIVDGAAPMAAQPGLLVAGLFDPARKSAQVGEWLRAAVAGHDHHHHDVNRHDEHIRAFVLSAGVLASRPVIEAFQHRLAGEHGGHILRIKGIVALAGEPRPLAIHGVGDRVYPARLLAGWPEGVAPETRIVVIGSDLSETAVRELFASFLDRPAIDRPDRAALEENPLSAFGFRR; encoded by the coding sequence ATGTACCAGCCTTCGCATCCTATCCCCGTTTCGATCGTGACCGGCTTTCTCGGCGCGGGCAAATCGACGCTTCTGAACCGCCTGCTCGGTGATCCGGCCCTTGCCGATGCCGCGGTGATCATCAACGAGTTCGGCGAAGTCGGCATCGACCACCTTCTGGTCGAACGCTCCGGCGATTCGATCATCGAGCTTTCCAATGGCTGCCTCTGCTGCACGGTGCGCGGCGAACTGATCGACACGCTCGCCGACCTGCTCGACCGGATGCAGACCGGCAGGATCAGGCCGGTTAGCCGGGTGATCATCGAGACCACCGGCCTTGCCGACCCGGTTCCCGTGCTGATGGCGATCATGGCGCATCCGGCGATTGCCGCCAGCTTCCGGATCGATGGCGTGGTGACGCTGGTGGATGCGGTTACCGGGATCGGGGCGCTTGAGCGTCATGACGAAGCCGCCCGCCAGGTCGCCGTCGCCGATCGCCTCGTCATCACCAAGACCGACCTCGTCCCGGCTGAGGCGACGGCCGGCCTCGCCGAGCGGCTTGCCGCCATCAACCCGACCGCCGAAATCGTCGATGGCGCAGCACCCATGGCCGCTCAACCCGGCCTTCTGGTTGCGGGCCTGTTCGATCCGGCGCGCAAATCGGCGCAAGTCGGCGAATGGTTGCGGGCGGCGGTTGCCGGCCACGATCACCACCATCACGACGTCAACCGCCACGACGAGCATATCCGCGCCTTCGTGCTGTCCGCGGGCGTCCTTGCGTCGCGACCGGTGATCGAGGCGTTCCAGCATCGGCTGGCCGGCGAGCACGGCGGGCATATCCTGCGTATCAAGGGGATCGTGGCGCTAGCCGGCGAACCCCGCCCACTTGCGATCCACGGCGTCGGCGACAGGGTCTATCCGGCACGTCTACTTGCCGGCTGGCCCGAGGGCGTCGCGCCGGAGACGCGGATCGTGGTGATCGGCTCGGATCTTTCCGAAACGGCGGTGCGCGAGCTGTTTGCAAGCTTCCTCGACCGACCGGCAATCGACCGGCCGGACCGCGCGGCGCTTGAGGAAAACCCGCTTTCCGCCTTCGGCTTCAGGCGCTGA